One region of Lebetimonas natsushimae genomic DNA includes:
- a CDS encoding cell division ATP-binding protein FtsE, whose product MGKLVLAKNLTLGYKNEIVIKNANFSINSGEFVFLTGVSGSGKSTLIKSMYGEIKPAGGFLNIGGYELHKIRKSKLSELRRYLGVVFQDFKLIPEWNILKNVSLPLLIAGFSKNEAEEKAMHMLSKVKLSHKADKFPLELSGGEQQRAAIARAIIHEPVMILADEPISGLDEYSANLVMELFIMANKLGITIVIASHSLPQTFNIEYKHIHLEKGSVYELS is encoded by the coding sequence ATGGGTAAACTGGTTTTGGCAAAAAATTTGACTCTCGGATACAAAAATGAAATCGTTATAAAAAACGCCAACTTTTCCATAAACAGCGGAGAATTCGTATTTTTAACAGGTGTAAGCGGGAGTGGGAAAAGCACTTTAATCAAATCAATGTATGGAGAAATCAAACCAGCAGGAGGTTTTTTAAATATCGGGGGATATGAATTACATAAAATTAGAAAATCTAAACTTTCGGAACTTAGGAGATATTTAGGAGTAGTTTTTCAGGATTTTAAATTAATCCCTGAATGGAATATATTGAAAAATGTTTCACTTCCATTATTAATTGCGGGATTTTCAAAAAATGAAGCTGAAGAAAAAGCCATGCATATGCTCTCAAAAGTAAAACTTTCACATAAAGCTGACAAATTTCCGCTGGAGCTAAGTGGAGGTGAGCAGCAAAGGGCGGCAATTGCAAGGGCTATAATACACGAACCGGTAATGATTTTGGCAGACGAGCCAATTTCAGGACTTGATGAATATTCAGCAAACCTGGTAATGGAGCTTTTTATAATGGCAAACAAACTTGGAATTACAATTGTAATTGCTTCTCACTCACTACCCCAGACTTTTAATATAGAATACAAACATATTCATTTAGAAAAAGGCAGCGTTTATGAACTCTCTTAA
- the tyrS gene encoding tyrosine--tRNA ligase: protein MNQKVENALKEIKRGSSEIIGEERIKELVKNYFEKGENFTIKAGFDPTAPDLHLGHTVLLQKLKIFQKYGAIVQFLIGDFTAQIGDPTGKNKTRKMLTPKEVEENAKTYKEQVFKILDKDKTEVVFNSKWLNALGAKGIVELTTTYTVARMLERDDFEKRFKSNTPIAISEFIYPLLQGYDSVALKSDIEIGGTDQKFNLLMGRYLQRVYNVGKEQSVIMMPLLIGLDGINKMSKSLGNYIGITEDANTIFAKVLSISDELMWEWYDLLSDKSLQEIEKLKSDVKNGRNPKEIKEMLAIEIVDRFHGKGAGEKAKEHFDRVHKQNKIPEDIPEFEMEPMNIVDALVAAKLASSKSEARRHIKGGAVRINQEKINSADINLESGKEYILQIGKRKFAKVRIK from the coding sequence ATTAATCAAAAAGTTGAGAATGCACTAAAAGAGATAAAAAGAGGCTCAAGTGAAATTATCGGGGAAGAGAGAATAAAAGAGCTTGTTAAAAACTATTTTGAAAAAGGTGAAAATTTCACAATAAAAGCAGGATTTGACCCAACTGCACCTGATTTGCATTTAGGCCACACTGTTTTACTTCAAAAATTAAAAATATTTCAAAAATACGGAGCTATAGTCCAGTTTTTGATAGGTGATTTTACAGCGCAAATAGGAGACCCAACAGGTAAAAACAAAACAAGAAAAATGTTAACACCAAAAGAAGTTGAAGAGAATGCCAAAACATATAAAGAACAGGTTTTCAAAATTCTAGACAAAGACAAAACAGAAGTTGTATTCAATTCAAAATGGCTAAATGCATTGGGGGCAAAAGGAATAGTGGAACTGACCACTACTTATACGGTTGCAAGAATGCTAGAGAGGGATGATTTTGAAAAAAGATTTAAATCAAACACTCCAATTGCCATCAGCGAATTTATTTATCCTCTACTTCAGGGATATGACAGTGTTGCGCTTAAAAGCGATATAGAAATCGGAGGAACCGACCAAAAATTCAACCTTCTTATGGGAAGGTACCTTCAAAGGGTTTATAATGTGGGGAAAGAGCAAAGTGTAATTATGATGCCTTTACTTATCGGGCTTGACGGAATTAACAAAATGAGTAAATCTCTTGGAAATTATATCGGTATCACTGAAGATGCCAATACAATATTTGCAAAAGTTTTATCAATTTCAGACGAGTTGATGTGGGAGTGGTATGATTTACTCAGCGATAAAAGTTTACAAGAAATTGAAAAATTAAAGAGTGATGTTAAAAACGGAAGAAATCCAAAAGAGATAAAAGAAATGCTCGCTATTGAAATAGTGGACAGATTCCATGGCAAAGGCGCAGGAGAGAAGGCAAAAGAACATTTTGACAGGGTTCATAAACAAAACAAAATTCCCGAAGATATTCCTGAATTTGAAATGGAGCCAATGAACATAGTTGATGCACTGGTTGCTGCAAAACTTGCCTCTTCCAAAAGTGAAGCGAGACGCCACATAAAAGGCGGGGCTGTCAGAATCAACCAGGAAAAAATAAATTCCGCTGATATAAACTTGGAAAGCGGGAAAGAATATATTTTACAAATCGGAAAAAGAAAATTTGCAAAAGTGAGAATTAAATGA
- a CDS encoding DNA-directed RNA polymerase subunit omega, whose amino-acid sequence MRIEQINAEALEKVNYDRFLLSQAVAKRVKELMNGAKPLVELPKKNMQYTEIAVLEIAKGKVKVKEV is encoded by the coding sequence ATGAGAATAGAACAAATCAATGCTGAAGCACTAGAAAAAGTAAATTATGACAGATTCCTGCTTTCACAGGCAGTAGCAAAAAGAGTAAAAGAACTTATGAACGGAGCAAAACCTCTTGTGGAACTTCCTAAAAAAAACATGCAATATACAGAAATTGCTGTGCTTGAAATAGCAAAAGGTAAAGTAAAGGTTAAAGAAGTTTGA
- a CDS encoding RelA/SpoT family protein, producing MREDFLKLVENIKNIKDTESAKKLLLSKKDTPLIKKAIEFAVKAHAGQKRKSGEDYVIHPILVAAITAYFLNEEVPIVAAILHDVVEDTPYTIYYIKDEFGSEVAELVEGLTKIVEIRGNSLVPSTSNEKLAKSALTFRKMILTSVNDIRVLIIKLCDRLHNMLTLSALPPHKQKRIAEETLVVYAPIAHRLGIATLKNLLEDLSFKYLLPEEYKKIDEYIKANKEIFYEKLNNFISKIEELMLKNGFLKSEFEIKSRIKHYYSIFLKMQRKGISIEEVLDLLAVRIIVKEPLECYETLGIIHLNFRPLISRFKDYIAIPKENGYQTLHTTVYDGNSIIETQIRTQEMDKKAEFGIAAHWKYKLNTDLPNVKWLENLKFNENVEDFYELAKNDLFSEDIVVYSPKFETFTLPRGATALDFAYAVHTDIGNRAKEAYVNKEKVSLLTELKTGDIVNIITGDKVIPRCSWINSLKTSKAKYEQKRLCNQKEKEINRKLAIAILKGIFDLDAIKIRALIKANNLCENIGKIVDDENFLKEVVKRIYKTLKKRNVLYFKNIKLKEYIFGNIRILSNKHINDISFNYCCHPKYGDKILGLLHKKEVEIHHRFCNNAENKIDKAVFVEWVKKGQNRYILVVSMPNKKGELAKFINLLNKFNVFIHSINLGEESNHCRVEIEFDKKIFDTIKEKIGKIYPIIEFVSKNDAYNK from the coding sequence TTGAGAGAAGATTTTCTAAAACTCGTTGAAAACATAAAAAATATTAAAGACACTGAAAGTGCAAAAAAACTTTTATTATCAAAAAAAGATACCCCGTTAATTAAAAAGGCAATCGAATTTGCCGTAAAAGCCCATGCAGGCCAAAAAAGAAAAAGCGGTGAAGATTATGTAATACACCCTATTTTGGTTGCCGCAATTACTGCCTATTTTTTAAATGAAGAAGTGCCGATTGTCGCGGCAATACTGCATGATGTCGTAGAAGACACACCTTATACTATTTATTATATAAAAGACGAATTTGGAAGCGAAGTGGCGGAATTGGTGGAAGGTCTTACTAAAATAGTGGAAATCAGAGGAAATTCCCTCGTTCCTTCCACTTCAAATGAAAAACTTGCAAAATCTGCCTTGACTTTTAGAAAAATGATATTAACCTCCGTTAATGACATAAGGGTTTTGATTATAAAACTATGTGACAGACTTCATAATATGCTGACTCTATCAGCCCTGCCGCCACATAAACAGAAAAGAATAGCAGAAGAAACACTTGTCGTTTACGCACCAATCGCCCACAGGCTCGGAATTGCAACACTTAAAAACCTGCTTGAAGATTTATCTTTTAAATATCTGCTGCCAGAAGAATATAAAAAAATTGATGAATATATAAAGGCAAATAAAGAAATCTTTTATGAAAAACTTAATAATTTTATATCCAAAATAGAAGAATTGATGCTGAAAAACGGTTTTTTAAAAAGCGAATTTGAAATAAAAAGCAGGATAAAACATTACTATTCCATTTTTTTGAAAATGCAGAGGAAAGGTATTTCTATTGAAGAAGTGCTTGATTTACTGGCTGTGAGAATTATAGTAAAAGAACCCCTTGAATGTTATGAAACACTAGGAATTATACATCTAAATTTCAGACCACTTATCAGCAGATTTAAAGATTACATAGCCATTCCAAAAGAAAACGGATATCAGACCCTGCACACTACGGTATATGACGGAAACTCTATTATTGAAACACAGATAAGAACCCAGGAAATGGATAAAAAAGCCGAATTTGGAATAGCGGCCCACTGGAAATATAAACTGAATACCGACCTTCCGAATGTAAAATGGCTTGAGAATTTAAAATTTAATGAAAATGTGGAAGATTTTTACGAACTTGCCAAAAATGATTTATTCAGTGAGGATATTGTGGTATATTCACCTAAATTTGAAACATTTACCCTGCCGCGCGGTGCAACAGCCCTTGATTTTGCATATGCGGTTCATACCGATATAGGAAACAGGGCAAAAGAAGCCTATGTAAATAAAGAAAAAGTATCACTTTTAACAGAACTAAAAACCGGTGATATTGTAAATATAATTACCGGAGACAAAGTAATTCCTAGATGCAGCTGGATAAATTCATTAAAAACCAGCAAGGCAAAATATGAACAAAAAAGACTATGTAACCAAAAAGAAAAAGAGATAAACAGAAAACTTGCCATTGCTATTTTAAAGGGTATTTTTGATTTAGATGCCATTAAAATAAGGGCATTAATTAAAGCCAACAATTTATGTGAAAATATTGGAAAAATAGTTGACGATGAAAACTTTTTGAAAGAAGTTGTTAAAAGAATATATAAAACTCTCAAAAAAAGAAATGTTTTATATTTCAAAAATATTAAATTAAAAGAATATATTTTCGGAAATATAAGAATTCTTTCAAACAAACACATAAACGATATTTCATTTAATTACTGCTGCCATCCGAAATACGGAGATAAAATTTTAGGACTTTTACATAAAAAAGAAGTTGAAATCCATCACAGATTTTGTAATAATGCGGAAAATAAAATTGATAAGGCAGTATTTGTTGAATGGGTAAAAAAAGGGCAAAACAGATATATATTAGTTGTAAGCATGCCGAACAAAAAAGGCGAACTTGCCAAGTTTATCAATTTATTAAATAAATTCAATGTATTTATCCATTCAATCAATTTGGGAGAAGAATCCAATCACTGCAGGGTGGAAATAGAATTTGATAAAAAAATTTTTGATACAATAAAAGAAAAAATAGGAAAAATTTATCCGATAATAGAATTTGTATCAAAAAATGACGCTTATAATAAATAG
- the pyrH gene encoding UMP kinase, with the protein MKRVEKRILIKFSGEALAGEDGFGINTKVLKFLADEIKSVINEGFEVAIVIGGGNFIRGVSAAKDGIIKRTSGDYMGMLATVINAVAMQEALENDSLEVRVQSAIKMEEIAENFIVRRAIRHLEKGRVVIFAAGTGNPFFTTDTAGVLRASEIGASAIIKATKVDGIYDKDPKKYPDAKLLKEITYEEALKDNIKVMDDTAIALARENKLPIIVCNMFKQGNLLKILKNEKDAKYSIVKE; encoded by the coding sequence ATGAAAAGAGTTGAAAAAAGAATTTTAATAAAATTTTCAGGTGAAGCATTAGCGGGTGAAGACGGTTTTGGAATCAATACAAAAGTGCTTAAATTTCTGGCAGATGAAATCAAAAGTGTAATAAATGAAGGATTCGAAGTTGCAATAGTTATAGGAGGAGGAAATTTCATCAGAGGTGTAAGTGCGGCAAAAGACGGTATTATTAAAAGAACTTCAGGTGATTATATGGGAATGTTGGCAACTGTTATAAATGCTGTTGCCATGCAGGAAGCCCTGGAGAATGATTCACTTGAAGTCAGGGTGCAAAGTGCCATTAAAATGGAGGAAATAGCAGAAAATTTTATAGTCAGACGTGCAATCAGACACCTAGAAAAAGGAAGGGTTGTCATTTTTGCGGCAGGAACCGGAAATCCGTTTTTTACAACAGACACGGCCGGGGTTCTAAGGGCCAGTGAAATTGGAGCAAGTGCAATCATTAAAGCCACAAAGGTTGACGGTATTTATGATAAAGACCCAAAGAAATACCCAGATGCAAAACTTCTTAAAGAAATTACTTATGAAGAGGCTTTAAAAGACAATATAAAAGTGATGGATGATACGGCAATTGCTCTTGCAAGGGAAAACAAACTCCCTATAATTGTTTGCAATATGTTTAAACAAGGAAATTTACTTAAAATTTTGAAAAATGAAAAAGATGCAAAATATTCTATAGTTAAGGAGTAA
- the trmB gene encoding tRNA (guanosine(46)-N7)-methyltransferase TrmB: MPHIVIDNLKDIHYPQKLNDVEFLFQAENLIGVKTESAKFLIKIIKKDQGFLIKYDKITRPIISEIKKVYLAFTKLHNANIIFENINGIKEKLPNKNLINITDDLSNIDIIEVGFGSGRHLLYLAKENPNKTILGIEIHKPSIEQVLKRLSLEGIENVRILNHDARIILSKIPSNQLEAIYVHFPVPWDKKPHRRVINKDFISESIRTLKENGFLHLRTDSENYFNYSLNEFLNFKKIELNVKKNIPYAVSSKYEDRWKRMNKNIYDIYMINHEKSPDLKEEFDFSFDTKLRNLDFKPKIYDNFVIHIEKVFKINENEELIRLTLGNFNRPEHVYILNKENPVYFKMPAPIKDNYLAHKELKRLFNG, from the coding sequence ATGCCGCATATTGTAATCGACAATTTAAAAGACATACATTATCCGCAAAAATTAAACGATGTAGAGTTTCTCTTTCAGGCGGAAAACTTAATAGGGGTAAAAACAGAATCTGCAAAATTTTTAATTAAAATCATAAAAAAAGACCAAGGCTTTTTAATAAAATATGACAAAATAACAAGACCGATAATCAGTGAAATAAAGAAAGTCTATTTGGCTTTTACAAAATTACATAATGCCAATATTATTTTTGAAAATATAAACGGAATTAAAGAAAAACTGCCTAATAAGAATTTAATAAACATTACTGATGATTTAAGCAATATTGACATTATAGAGGTCGGATTTGGAAGCGGAAGACACCTTTTATATCTTGCAAAAGAAAACCCAAATAAAACAATTTTGGGAATTGAAATTCACAAACCTTCAATTGAACAGGTTTTAAAAAGACTCAGTTTAGAAGGTATAGAAAACGTAAGAATTTTAAACCATGATGCGAGAATTATCCTCAGTAAAATTCCTTCAAACCAGCTTGAAGCCATTTATGTTCATTTTCCTGTCCCTTGGGATAAAAAACCCCACAGACGGGTAATAAATAAAGACTTTATCTCTGAATCCATCAGAACACTAAAAGAAAACGGATTTTTACATTTAAGAACAGACAGTGAAAATTATTTTAACTATTCATTAAACGAATTTTTAAATTTTAAAAAAATAGAACTTAATGTGAAAAAAAACATACCCTATGCAGTTTCCAGCAAATATGAAGACAGATGGAAAAGAATGAACAAAAATATTTATGATATTTATATGATTAATCATGAAAAATCGCCTGATCTAAAAGAAGAATTCGATTTCAGTTTTGATACTAAACTGCGTAATCTTGATTTTAAACCTAAAATTTATGATAATTTTGTAATTCATATAGAAAAAGTTTTTAAAATAAATGAAAATGAAGAATTAATACGGCTGACTTTAGGAAATTTCAACAGACCAGAACATGTTTATATTTTAAACAAAGAAAATCCAGTATATTTTAAAATGCCGGCTCCAATTAAAGATAATTATCTAGCACACAAGGAATTAAAAAGGCTTTTTAATGGGTAA
- a CDS encoding murein hydrolase activator EnvC family protein, whose amino-acid sequence MRFFLIIFLIVLLNANTLSKTKKELTTTKYTIKKMNLKLDLLAKNIINTQKKLNNINTQINILNKQIGILQTSLKSSNKILNELNDLKKGLLNKQKSINKEIISFIAQNYYINSKQINTLNDLIYTALTEKILKKYAKKIKSLIEENKITQQSIKEVNQKINTINNQKKELEKKKKELLTLKQKQLKILKNLKKQKRIYKTKLENMLKKQKKLQQKLAEFKIIKHKKEITVNIPAKPITVKKVGSAYIKPKVTRYRGPKTIPPVKGTVIKKFGSYIDPIYKIRIYNDSITIKTRPNALIRAIFPGKVIYIGKVGDKKIIFIKHKNNLFSVYANLSKISPLIKKGSFVKKGQIIARVNNSLEFEVTYKDRAINPLQVINLK is encoded by the coding sequence ATGAGATTTTTTCTAATTATTTTTTTAATAGTTTTACTAAATGCCAATACACTCTCAAAAACAAAAAAAGAATTAACCACCACAAAATATACAATTAAAAAAATGAATTTAAAATTAGATTTATTAGCAAAAAATATAATAAATACACAAAAAAAATTAAATAACATCAATACCCAAATAAATATTTTAAACAAACAGATTGGAATTCTTCAGACTTCTTTAAAAAGTTCCAATAAAATATTAAATGAATTAAATGATTTAAAAAAAGGACTTTTAAATAAACAAAAATCAATTAATAAAGAAATAATTTCTTTTATAGCACAAAATTATTATATAAACAGCAAACAGATAAATACGTTAAATGATTTAATTTATACGGCATTAACTGAAAAAATTTTAAAAAAATATGCTAAAAAAATCAAATCTTTAATAGAAGAAAATAAAATAACACAGCAAAGCATCAAAGAAGTAAACCAAAAAATAAACACTATCAACAACCAAAAAAAAGAACTTGAAAAAAAGAAAAAAGAATTATTAACCCTTAAACAAAAACAGCTTAAAATATTAAAAAATTTAAAAAAACAAAAACGAATATATAAAACAAAACTTGAAAATATGTTAAAAAAACAAAAAAAACTGCAACAAAAACTGGCAGAATTCAAAATAATAAAACATAAAAAAGAAATAACTGTAAATATTCCTGCAAAACCTATAACTGTTAAAAAAGTAGGAAGTGCCTATATAAAACCAAAAGTTACCAGATACAGAGGTCCAAAAACAATACCCCCTGTAAAAGGAACGGTAATTAAAAAATTCGGCTCATACATAGACCCAATTTATAAAATCAGAATTTATAATGATTCCATTACCATTAAAACCCGGCCAAATGCACTCATCAGAGCAATTTTCCCGGGAAAAGTTATTTATATCGGAAAAGTTGGAGATAAAAAAATTATTTTTATTAAACATAAAAATAATTTATTCAGTGTTTATGCAAACTTATCTAAAATTTCTCCTCTTATCAAAAAAGGTAGTTTCGTAAAAAAAGGTCAGATTATCGCAAGGGTGAACAATTCTCTGGAATTTGAAGTCACATATAAAGACAGAGCAATCAACCCGCTTCAGGTTATTAATTTAAAATAA
- a CDS encoding FtsX-like permease family protein, whose protein sequence is MNSLKSHISLILALVSILFSVFLYITFSEILQKYQKNIVNNYSIAVVSDKPIDKLNIKEVEKIESINIDGYIQKLKRNFQNIDFSNIKFPYFYSVKLKTLPSPSRLKQIENHLSNLPFIKRVLTYRSTQTKIYNLLFLLKIISNAFMIIVGILGFLLIIKQLEVWKFEHSERMYIMELFGAPFWFKGAALFKIAFIDSFVSFLITAIFIYYFINSSIFNEIIKDLSIDFNIDYADTLLKLFSVSLIISIFSSMIVIIGRKK, encoded by the coding sequence ATGAACTCTCTTAAAAGTCATATAAGTTTAATTTTAGCCCTGGTTTCAATACTTTTTAGTGTATTTTTGTATATTACATTTTCAGAAATTTTGCAAAAATACCAGAAAAATATCGTAAATAATTATTCAATAGCTGTTGTAAGCGACAAACCCATTGATAAATTAAACATAAAAGAAGTGGAAAAAATAGAGTCTATCAATATAGACGGTTATATTCAAAAATTAAAACGTAACTTTCAAAATATAGATTTTAGCAATATAAAATTTCCATATTTTTATTCTGTAAAATTAAAAACCCTCCCAAGCCCATCCAGACTAAAACAGATAGAAAACCATCTCTCAAACCTTCCTTTTATAAAAAGGGTTTTGACATACAGAAGCACTCAGACAAAAATATACAATTTATTGTTTTTACTGAAAATAATTTCAAACGCATTTATGATAATAGTCGGAATCCTTGGATTTTTACTTATTATCAAACAGCTTGAAGTATGGAAATTCGAGCACAGCGAAAGAATGTACATAATGGAACTCTTCGGGGCTCCTTTTTGGTTTAAAGGTGCCGCACTGTTCAAAATAGCTTTTATTGATTCATTTGTTTCATTTTTAATAACGGCTATATTTATTTATTATTTCATTAATTCATCAATTTTTAATGAAATAATAAAAGATCTCTCCATAGATTTTAATATTGATTATGCAGATACATTATTGAAACTATTTTCAGTTTCCTTAATAATATCAATTTTTTCCTCTATGATAGTAATTATTGGAAGGAAAAAATGA
- a CDS encoding fibronectin type III domain-containing protein: MKKWVLLLISLMIITGCAINKPAPKSNPNLPKVTNFKAYPDRNAMALKWNAVKGIKGYFIQKFDFKTKKWGKIITLKDPYQTLYVDTDLKPNTLYRYRIATFDKNKIPSLAVETEQKTLPTVAPVIPLEIKRLTKGEVKIIFRPHPNERVNSYIIQRFNDEKAKWENIATLKPRYNVEYIDKGLVDGKIYKYRIIAVTFDDLYSAPSQELTISTYPKPPVVMNVKATVDLPKKIQISWTPVKDAAYYKIYKKKFLIFVPIAKTKNTFYIDKIDKDGDTEYYKVTAVSIHQTESLLDKTPEVMGKTLDIPAKPIVSTNVTDNGVEFIMNSPDNRAVKYLVVKELGNILNKKEQKYLVNGNRFLDKEIDKKHSVTYKIYAIDKYGLISKPTEVEVSF; the protein is encoded by the coding sequence ATGAAAAAATGGGTTCTATTGCTGATATCTTTAATGATTATAACCGGATGTGCGATAAATAAACCTGCACCTAAATCAAACCCAAACCTCCCGAAAGTTACAAATTTCAAGGCGTATCCTGACAGAAACGCAATGGCACTTAAATGGAATGCTGTAAAAGGAATAAAAGGGTATTTTATACAAAAATTTGATTTTAAAACAAAAAAATGGGGCAAAATTATCACATTAAAAGACCCTTATCAAACATTATATGTTGATACAGACTTAAAACCTAATACTTTATACAGATACAGAATTGCAACATTTGATAAAAACAAAATTCCATCCCTTGCGGTAGAAACCGAACAAAAAACCCTTCCGACAGTAGCTCCGGTAATACCTCTTGAAATAAAACGTTTAACAAAAGGTGAAGTTAAAATAATATTCAGACCCCATCCAAATGAAAGGGTAAATTCATATATTATTCAAAGATTCAACGATGAAAAAGCAAAATGGGAAAATATAGCGACACTAAAACCGAGATACAATGTGGAATACATTGACAAAGGTCTGGTTGACGGTAAAATTTACAAATACAGAATCATTGCTGTAACTTTTGATGATTTATATTCTGCACCATCTCAAGAGCTCACCATTTCCACTTATCCAAAGCCTCCTGTTGTAATGAATGTAAAAGCAACTGTTGATCTGCCTAAAAAAATTCAAATTTCTTGGACTCCGGTTAAAGATGCCGCTTATTATAAAATATATAAGAAAAAATTTTTAATTTTTGTTCCGATTGCAAAAACTAAAAACACTTTCTATATTGATAAAATTGATAAAGACGGGGATACCGAATATTATAAAGTAACGGCTGTGAGTATTCATCAGACAGAATCGCTGCTTGACAAAACACCTGAGGTTATGGGAAAAACGCTTGATATACCTGCAAAACCGATTGTATCTACAAATGTTACAGACAACGGCGTGGAATTTATTATGAATTCTCCCGACAACAGGGCTGTTAAATATCTGGTAGTAAAAGAGTTGGGAAATATTTTGAATAAAAAAGAACAAAAATATCTTGTAAACGGAAACAGATTTTTGGATAAAGAAATAGATAAAAAACATTCCGTAACTTATAAAATTTATGCAATAGACAAGTACGGCCTTATTTCGAAACCTACCGAAGTGGAGGTTTCTTTTTAA